In Lathyrus oleraceus cultivar Zhongwan6 chromosome 2, CAAS_Psat_ZW6_1.0, whole genome shotgun sequence, the DNA window aaatattataaatttttctaaatttgatttttataaattaaaagattgaattgttcattctataacataaatatacattattgaagatcaaaacatagtcaaaatcacaattttttcaaaaagttgtatctaaaaaatgatttttatgaaaaactatttgaaatagcttcaaaattaagtgattttttgaaattttgatatacaaaaaaaaattcgataaaatgatgaaatacctcaaataacattttaagaataactattcaaactaaagtttcatttgaagcttttatgaaaagtttttttgtaaattttttttacactaaaatatgtaacaatataaaaatcatttttaaaaaaaacaaaaacaaacgAGTCCATAAAGACATGTGGCAAATAAGTGCTGAATCTACTAAACTATAGTACGTTTTTAAGTTGTATCGATTCTTTAATTAAATCAGGTGCTCCAGAAATAAGGTTTTATCTCAGTATAACAGATTATTAACAACGCTCTACACTTGAGGGTCACAGTATTTGATCACTGAGTTTCTATTACACAACTAACACAAATAAATATCCAGTTAGTATTAGAGGTAACATAGAAAATGCACCATAGCTAGATCAAGATGATTACTCCCTTGGGCGAGCTAGCCATAAAGAACTAAGTGCTCTTAGTCTTGAAATGTAATCATTTCGGACAAGGAGAGCCCGAGCCGTCTGGCGCGTTGTCAAAATTCTTTGCAACTGTTGCAGAGTTTCTTGCTTCAAGAGGTCAGCCTGAAAACACAATGCATGCATCATAACAATGTTTTCAGATATATTGATTATTCAATGAATCTAATAAATAAATTTTCTCTTATAAATAAGAAGAGTACTAAAAATGaatatctatatatatatttTACCTGATGAAGGAATTCCTCGAGTGATGCAAGCTTGCTCATTGCAAATGCCATTTGGCCCATGTAATCAGCAACATTTCCAGAACCAGTGCTAGCTACCGAAGAGGTAGAAGAAAGTATTTCTAAAAGAGATTGTTTCAATACTTCCATGCCTTGTGATAATGCATCCTCAGCCTGCTGTGTAGACTGCTGCAGATTACAAATTCCCACCATTTGATTTTCGGTTAACGGCTCCAGATGGCTCTTGACTATCTGAATCACAAAAGAAACAAATACGAGGTTCAACAGATTAAGAGCTTGGCCTTATATTATAACTCAGATGACAAGGTCAAAAAAGTACAGTTGAATTGATCACTCACCTTAAGAAGTTCTGATGAACGGAATGCACCGTGCCAAATAAAAAATCTTTCTACCGGTGTCTTCCACAGCCCATAAAGCATGTGAAATATATCTGCCTTTGCCCCTATTTTCTTTAACCTGAATAATTCGTTGTAATGTGACATAACACCATCAACAAGAAGATGCAATTCATTGTCACCCATTTGAGAATTTAATGCAGATCTTAGATCATTGAGCAGACGTTGGTGCTCGTCAACCCAGTGCCCATATTCCAAATCAAATGCCAAGGCACCTGAATGATCAATAAGCACCATTGGTTTCTATCATGACGCATATTTGAATAGGTTAACTCTAATAAATCACACAGATTGTATGCTTAAAAGGGACTAATGAAAATTGGGAAATCAATATAATCCATGTATGACTTCACTGCAAGTTTGCATGAATTTCTGTTTTAAATACGTCATTTCCATCTTGCAAGTAAATTGAAAATGAAGACTATCTAACTCCTCTTTTTGGTTTGTTAAGcaaaattttaaaagaaataGCAAAAATACATCAGTTATACTAATGTAAATAATGTATTCATTATGTTTCATTTTTCATTCACACACAAAAAACAAGCATTGCATGAAATAGCATTTTTGTAACCATTTCCAACAGTCGAATGACCTTGATCTCCAGAATTTGCAATAAAGATGCCCTGCATTAGAATTCACAACTATAAGgaaaaaaaaaaatcaaaatgtCTGTAAATATCAAGTGGAAATGGAAATCCACAACTAAATGCACCTGTTGACGTGCTCGTTGAAGCTCTTGCTCTAATTGCACAAGCTTGACTCGGCTGCTCTCCAGCTGCTGAACATAAGCCTATTTCAAACCAAAATCCATGTGTCATTCAAATATCTTAGAATCTAgtgtaaaataaaacaaacattaCATCATTCTATCATAGTTTTAGTCAGAATGCAAATATGTTAACTAAACTATGATTATAATTCAAAATATGTTACCTAAACTATGATTATAATTCAGTAACCAGTTGGTCCACACAAAAGGTGATATACTACTGAGACCACTTACCTTCTTCCGTAATCGGCTCTTCCTTGCCGCCTCGCGATTCTGAGCAAGTCTACGAAGTGTCTAGATAAAGGGCATCCAAATCAGGAACTAGCTACAAGATGTTGAGAAATTTCTTAGCAAAGTAGaaaaaaatatgaagaaaaacCTTGTGATCTTCAGCTCTGAACTTTGTCTGATCCTTGGAGTGAGCATTTCCTCTATTGGACTAAAACAGTTAAAGAAAACTATTAGATGTTAATATAACACACTACTCATCCAAAAGAAACACCTTTTTCATAAAACATTAAAAGGGCACTTGTACAAAAACTAACAAAAACAATACTCAACTTGATTATAAGTGAAGTATATTTCTCACACAGCACAAGCatgaaaaaacaaaacaaaaatataTATCCAAGAAAAAGATTGAGCTGTTTAATGGTTTGTAAAAGTTAATTTTGATAGAGTTTCATAGTAAAACAATTGAAACTGTAGGAAGATCGTAATCAACTATATGCGTGACTTCAAAGATAGTTATGCTTAAACCAAATGTTTTGAATAAATTGACAGCTATACTCATTGTTTATATGTATCTATGATAATCTATAAAAGCTACATAGTGAAGAAATGAACAGGTGACTCACTTGGTGTTTATCATCAGTATCAATATCAATATCAGTAGAATTATCATCAGTCTGTTGGCTATTATCAGCCATTCCAGAATCAGCCCAATTCTCAACATGACTATTCCCCAAAGGCAAGGAAGTTATTCCCTTGCTGTACATCAGTTGCTGCTGCTGCCCTGCTTCCGAACATCCTGCGCCATTTGAAGCTATCTCCGCAGAACCAACATTCTATGAAACACACAAAGTTTAATcagaaacaaaaaaaaaaaatagaaagataAACTTGCTATTATAACATATATTAAATATCCATAGCAAAAAAACTCCATTAATGATCAGATTCAACTTAGAGGGCATACAAGCTGAGCTACCACACACAGCTAAAAGTTTTCATAAATTATTTATTAAAGTTAAACCGTAACAAAATAATGATTCATAAAATATTTATTAAAGTTAAACCGTAACAAAATAATGATTCATAAAATATTTATTAAAGTTAAATTGGTCACAGTTCTACTAATAGTCCTCCAAAGAGAAAAGAAGAGAATGATGTACCGTATTGATTGTTGTTCCATAATGCATGTTACTAGCACCAATAACAAGATTGTTGGACTTTACACTGTTAAACATACAAGCTGCAAAAAACAGTTTAGATTGgaaataatattattattttacaTAAAAGAAGAAGTTAACTATTACTTGAAGTTAAATCAAGAGCATCTTGTTGTTGAAAGAAAGGAGAACAATGGTGAAAATCTCCAAGATCAGAAAAGCGCATCTGGTTTCTATTTATATCGTCTCCCCTGTTACACGAAAACAGAAAACAATAATATGCCATGGATGATTGTTGTTTTCAAAGAGAATGCAAAAACAGAAAATACATACCGAAGTAAGAAGGACTGGTGGCAATAGAGTTGAGAGTTTGATTGAGCAGTTTTGAAGGTTTGCATATTTATTTGTTTGTTAGTAATGTGTATGTTAAGAATGTTTCTAGTGAAAACACATAACGTAGAGAATGGTTCTGGAGTAGCAAAGTAGTAGCAGCTGCAGCAGAATAACCAAGAGAAGAATGAGAAAAAGAAGTGAAGTAAAATGTTTAAGAATAGGATGGCGTATTCCTTTGTATCAAGTAGACTAGTAGTACTATAGATTAAGAGCAAGAGGATATATACGCCTCGGAAAAAGTGAGAGTAATATACCGGgaataaaataacaataaaaagaaaaacaagtgATAAAAATGATGTGATAATAATATAGTCTAAAAATTACTAAAAAATTTATCATTCCATTTATTATTTTTTAGAGATTACTTATTATGCATTAAAAAGTTTTACACAATTCATCACCCCACcccgtttgtattattttatagatttttaaaataaaagtcaaatttgTTTCAACATTCAACGGttatgattaactgacggtgtaaaatcaTTTTATATTGTTgatgtatttcaattaaattctattttttattaaaattaaagTATAATATTTTGAGAAAATGATGATGCATTGACCGTGtaaatttattttacattttCAACCAATGACGATCATGCATCCCgctaaattaaattaaaaattttaaaataattatataatatGACAAAATGATATATTCCTATTAGATGACAGTGTAAACAAATTTTACACTGTGGGTGCATCACCGATTAAACctaatattttataaaattaaaaaagaaatcATCCGATATTCTTTAGTTTTTTTTTCACCCATTTTTATTGTCTCTAATTTTATCAAATTGTCTACAAGTTATCtaattcctttatttttttcaattaaatATTATAATAATAGTTCAAAATGATTCGATGGTGAGGATCTGCACTTTATTTCATCCCGTAGATTTCTCACTGAAAATTACTAGATTGATTATCTGTAATAACTCCGTGTTAAGGAAACTATATTAGTGGTAATGGGATTGGGAGCCTGGGAGGTGtttaatatatttaaaatataaaGCGTTATTGGTATCTGACTCGGGATTTTATTTTTCCAACATCACATTCACACAGACACAGTTACACACTGTTCAATAACCCTCTCAATCTCTTCCCCAGAAGACGTCTCCTTCATCTTCTTTCTTCTCTTTATTTCTATTCCTACTCCTACCTCCTAACCTACCTACACacttttccttttctttttcgtttttcttctCATCAAAACTAGCTGCTGAATTTCCACTCAACAAACTTTCATTATCTTATACTCATTCATCACTTGGTTTCATAAAACGGACACATTCCATAAAGATAATAGAATATCCGTTACTCAACCAATACCAAATGCGATACACGCTAATAACATCTAATAACTTAACACGTCATTTTTACTAATCATATTATATCGTTAATTCATCTACTAAATTCTAGTTTAATGTAAAATACTATTTATAAAAATAATGTCACaataaattattatttaaattttcAATTGTGTTATTTAATTAATACTTTTTTTTATTTATCACAATTAACTCTTAAACGGGACAATAAATTATCCGAGTCTATGATCTAACATATTTAAGATTCATCTCAATCAAGTTTAAGTTAGTGTAGTTTATGTTTCTTATGCAAGCAAGAATAAATATGTAAATGAGAGGATGAATAAATGGTGTTGAAAGTGAACTGATTTCATTGAAATAAAACTGAAAGAATACAATGGTTTCATGTAGCTCCTTGGTTAAGTGACCAATTCAACTAGCTGGCTTAGTTATTTAGTTGCTAAGCAACTAATCACAACCATTTAACCACATATAGAATACTAATCATTATGAATTTAAGCACACATTAATTTTAGCTATTATCATAATAACACTTATCTATCTACAATGTCCACTATTATCATAATAACACTTATCTATCTGCAATGTCTTTGTGGATCCATCGATTAGCTGCAATTTTATTGGGATTTTGTAAAACTTCAAACATTTCATTCATAATTTGCTCTTTTACGAAGtgtaattaaatttttatgtGTTTCCTCCTCCAATGTTAAATTGGATTATTGGCCAAAGTTATGGTTGCCCTTTCTGTTAATTATAAATGTTTCGTTCACCAACCAAAAATGGATGAGGTTGGTGAATTAGATGTTTTGAATCAGTGATGTTGATCTCTATTACGACGACACATAGTAGACTTGCATGGTTAGCACTCCAACGCCCAAGTCAGTTTAAGATTCAAGATGATTATAGTGAAAAGTGGAAATCAGAAAATGTACCTTGTTTTCTCGTGTGAACTAATTTATACCTTAGGCCACATGGAGTGGATTTGAGATGAATTGAGCCTTAACTATTTGGGTTTTTGGTCGACCTAAAATAGTTGCCCCAAAGGCTTTGTCAAGCAATGAGTGAGCCAATAAAGCCTTTAGTGATTGTGGTCGTCCTCTAAGACATTGTTTGACGTGAGCTAGAACTGAAATGTTTGGAATCACTTGAAAGAGTAATAAGGAACAATCACATTAAAAGCATTTCCAGCATTAGAGTGTTTCACTACTTGCTTCTGACACGTGGAGTGATGCGACTAGTTAGGGCATGACGCAGCTTGTAGTACACTTGAATGTACTCAAGTTTGCATGTATCCCGAAAGAGAAATCTTGCAGTTGATTTTGTAACTCGTTTCTTTAACTAATCTGAGTCGTCCAACCCCTCTCGCCTATAAGTATGAGAAGTTGAGTGTTTTGAAAACTTTTTGCATTTTTTGGCATTCAAGCTCATTCACATACACTTTATTGACAAACATTTTTGCCTCTTCCTTCCTGAGAGCATTAATCAAGACGATTGCAGTTCCCTGACTAGAGTTTCGGCGCTTCATCAATCTCACTCAACCAGGTACCCTctgttggaacaaaattggtttaTCCTATGTcccttaggttttgatgataactTTAAAGAACAATTGGGTTTACTAATGTGTGTTCAAGTGTATAGGACCACAAACTAAAATTTCATATAGAATTCAAGTATTGGTTATGACTATGAACATTCAATGAGAAGCTTGAAGATCATAATCTAATGAATCAGAAGTTGAAGACCGGACTCTGAAGAAGACATCTTCTGAAGAGGTCAACGTCTGAAGATCAAAGTCTGAAGGAGTCATCCTTTGAAGACCAAACTTTGAAGAAGTCTGCTTTTGATGATCAGAATCTTAGCCAGTCAAAGTGCAAGGACCTAAATGACACTGATTGGTCACTGTTTATCTCTGAACATACTTTGTCACTTGAAGACCTAAGCTTTGTTTTCTTCATAGAGTCTGTTGAGATACAACTGCTAATTCCTTTTGTAGCATAGGGTTTTCAAAACAGCCTTCACCTAACTTGACAAATTGGTGAAACATCTCAATATCTCTTTTGAAACTTCTCAAAGGACTCTATCGTACTGCATCTTCAATGAATTTTCTTCTTCTCTATTTAAGGAGCTAAAAAAGGTTAAAAACACATGCCAATATACACCATTGACATCAAATGAGAAGTTACTCTGTCAACATAAAAGCACAAACTAAACTTAGGATTTTTTATCCTTTTATATCTTAGAAATCCTTAAGTCTTAAAAGTGTCGATTTGTGTTGTATTTTTCATACACCTATGATTGTAAATCAAGTGTACTTTCCCAACAATCATTTATTTGTTAGGTAGACTGTAAGAAGTCTCTTACTAAGTGTTTGAGCATTGAAAGTCTCTTGCTTGCATGCTTGAGAAAAGGAAGTTTTTTACTTGTGTAAGAAAAGGAAGTATCTTGCATGTGTGCTTGAGAAAATTGTTATCTtgtgtgattatagtgaaaatctcttgtaaGTATAAGTGGACTGGATTACTCtcgagttatgagaggaaccaggataactCTGTGTGTTATTCTTCTTTCTTGCATATTTTATCCGCTGCATATCTCTGACTGAATCAGATTCTAAAACCTTGTATTTATAATCTAACTTAAGAGTCTAAGAAGAAAGAAAAAGTTAACACAATTAAACCCCCATTCTTGTGTCTTTTtcaccttcaattggcatcagagcacGATCTGTGCTTAACACTTAATAGTGGTGCAGAAAAGATCTTGAGAAAAACTTATTAAACCATGTCTGGTGTTTTTGAATCTGGGAGTGGTATTCTTACTCCATATGCCACTATAAATCATGATTATAGAAACTTGAAAAAGAACAATTATACAGCTAGACCTCTAACCTTCAGTGGAGACTCTACTAATTTTGAATTATGGAAGAGCGAGATGTATACTCATATCATAAGCCTTGATGATAAGTTATGGGATATTCTAGAAGATGGAATTGATATTTCATTAAATGGAGTTTGAATGGTGTCTGATAGAAAAACTCTCACACTAGCTCAGAAAAAGTTATATAGAAAACATCATAGAGTTAGAGGCATCTTGGTTGATGCTCTACCTCACTCTGAGTACATCAAAATCATTGATAAATCTACTACTAAGACCACTTTCAAATCCCTATGTACCACTTATGAAGGGAATCAACAAGTTCAAGAAGTTAAATTTAACCTTATAGTTCAACAATATGAGTTATTCAAAATGAAGGAGGATAAAGACATTGAAACCATGTTTTCTAGGTTTCAAGTTCTTGTATCTAGACTTCAGGTTCTGAACAAGATCTACACTACATCTGATCATATCAAGAAGATTATTATGATTCTTCATGTTAGATACAGACCTAAAGTAACAGTTATACAAAAGGCTAAAGACTTAAATACATTAAGTCTTGCAAGTCTTATCAGTAATCTTCAGATCCATGAGATTGAGCTCAATGGAGATGAGCCTGTCAGAAATTCAAAGCCTCAGGCCTTAAAATATGTTGCTAAAATTTCCAAGGCTCCTCAAGTCTGGGAGTCTAAAGAAACTTCTCATGCATAAGGTTTTGAAGATGACTCCAATGAtgagtgtagcggtaaattcatgattgtaacaccccgataataatataatgattatttaaattaagttaataatatatttattaatttaattagataattggattattattattattattttggaattattattattattattattggaataataattattggaaaatatatataagttggaaataagagaaagaatcccattGGAGTAAAAAGtttttttacgtgaaaaacagagaagcgattgtgaaagaggaaaagggcaaagaggcagagcaagaggaaagaggttgaagaagggaagagctgaagcttaaagattcgccggattaactcaggtaaggggggtttatcgtcgtttaatgggtattatgggttagcatgtaatgggtagtgataaaccgtgaattgaccctaattgggatttggaatgctgagaaattttgatgaataagttgtgtgaaaactgtaattgaatcgataatggtgtgtgtcgtaaattgctggacgtgtagctttttacggaattggaatcggaggtccggaagtcctccaacggcgggaaatgcggagaattctgcattctgccttgtgttagcgcaggaacagcttctgtcttgcgttaaccggttaacccagggtgttaaccggttaacactgtgttgtattttgaataattgctgttttgtctgcgttaaccggttaacccagggcgttaaccggttaacactgttgtgattactgagatattgctgtttgtgctgcgttaaccggttaacccagggcgttaaccggttaacactgttaagttttgggcaggaggcgtgtttgtgctgcgttaaccggttaacccagggcgttaaccggttaacactgttgcagagtggaaaattggtgttttaactGTTGTGTGCCTctttgagggttggcctatgttggcatatgatgtaatagggattaattcccgctgttttgagcagtataggtattagtagagtgtgctaatactgtggttaattaattgacatgatataatgtgttgatacatgtgttgatgatgtatgatggtatgcataatattgtgaatgtatatgttatgcatgtgtttgtgaatggactgttttatgacttagagtgtgagcatatgtccattgtgaattttgttgtgatgttgcattgctaggtgattagcatgtatattgtggcctttatggtggtagctaattcccatggtgaggaattagtgagtaaattattgtgaattgttgttgatgtttgcatgctaggtgattagcgtgcatagcatagcccttggggtggtagctaattcccatggtgaggaattagtgagtgagtcactaggtctcaaatgagtgggactagtgagcttggtagtcgtatctgggtttgatcggtgaggttgaactatatgttcacgaatagtcggtactgcatgcatggagtctcattgcataatatgtgtatggcgtataacatgaatggatgtattccaatattatacgtgtgtagtattgatattgagtatgagtatgagttgtgttggtattgagtatgatagttgaattgatgtgccgttactgattagggtgattaatgtgttatttacttaacattacatgagattttataatgcttattatatcgattgaggaactcacccttacaactttattttcaggtaacgagcagtgattgagtagaagttagtccttggagtctagtgtagttccttagtgggtcatgctctgatagatgtaacatcgggacgggatgttttacttgtttttcattgatgattgttgaataagcttacatgtattgtgttacatgtttgt includes these proteins:
- the LOC127121332 gene encoding transcription factor TGA2.3, coding for MQTFKTAQSNSQLYCHQSFLLRGDDINRNQMRFSDLGDFHHCSPFFQQQDALDLTSTCMFNSVKSNNLVIGASNMHYGTTINTNVGSAEIASNGAGCSEAGQQQQLMYSKGITSLPLGNSHVENWADSGMADNSQQTDDNSTDIDIDTDDKHQSNRGNAHSKDQTKFRAEDHKTLRRLAQNREAARKSRLRKKAYVQQLESSRVKLVQLEQELQRARQQGIFIANSGDQGHSTVGNGALAFDLEYGHWVDEHQRLLNDLRSALNSQMGDNELHLLVDGVMSHYNELFRLKKIGAKADIFHMLYGLWKTPVERFFIWHGAFRSSELLKIVKSHLEPLTENQMVGICNLQQSTQQAEDALSQGMEVLKQSLLEILSSTSSVASTGSGNVADYMGQMAFAMSKLASLEEFLHQADLLKQETLQQLQRILTTRQTARALLVRNDYISRLRALSSLWLARPRE